Part of the Hydrogenimonas thermophila genome, GCTTTCCACGTTTCGGTGGTTTCAGCGCTAAACGGCTCGATAGCAAGTACTTCACGCTTACCTTCCATTGATACACCATATGCTATCATTATTGCTGAAGAAACAACACGCCCTTCATAATTTCTCACTTTCTCATATAAAGCATCGACCCATACGAAAGGATACTCTTTTTCAAGCGGACGGTTTCGAAACTCTTCTACCTGTTTATCCAAGCCTTTGTTGATCTGGGATACCTGGGATGCGGAGATATTAGCTATACCAAGCTCTTTGGCTAGACGTTCGATTTTTCGTGTTGATACACCATTAACATACGCCTCTTTGACCATTGAAATCAATGCCTGTTCACTTCGGCGCTTTTCAGTGATGAAAAAGGGAATGTAGCCTCCTTTGCGAATCTTGGGTATCATCAGATACACTGTCCCCAGTCTCGTATCGAACCGACGCGGACGATAGCCGCTGAAATAGCTCTTACGTTCACTGCTGTGCTCTCCTTTAACAGCTCCAACTTTCTGTTCTGCCTCTATCTTCATCAACTGATCCATCATCCATTTCATCATCGAAAGAAGTGGATCCTCTTCAGCCACAAATCCGGTTAGAATTCTTCTGAAAATTTCGCTATCATTTCTCATGGATAGACTTCTCCTTTTCTGTTTTCTCTCACCGAGAAGTCTATCTCAAAATTGCGAACTTAAGTGTACACTATCCTTCTAAGAATAGATAATGCAAAAGCACCTTTATTGACTTTGCATTTATCTTCATTTAATGCAGTATCTTTGTAAAAGTGCATTGTTTCAACACT contains:
- a CDS encoding IS256 family transposase, yielding MRNDSEIFRRILTGFVAEEDPLLSMMKWMMDQLMKIEAEQKVGAVKGEHSSERKSYFSGYRPRRFDTRLGTVYLMIPKIRKGGYIPFFITEKRRSEQALISMVKEAYVNGVSTRKIERLAKELGIANISASQVSQINKGLDKQVEEFRNRPLEKEYPFVWVDALYEKVRNYEGRVVSSAIMIAYGVSMEGKREVLAIEPFSAETTETWKAFFDRLKERGVEKIALLISDTHYGIQRAFKETFIGASWQRCKVHFMRNIIAHIPPKAKEMFAAKLKQIWLQESKKDAIRVAQNIIEEFSKKFPEAIEVLQNGLEDSLQFYHFTQIDKRRISSTNVLERINKEIRRRSRVVSIFPSKESYLRLIASYLMEYTEDWEVERSYIRPEKLQEVMEIYEAQLKAA